Proteins encoded together in one Micromonospora kangleipakensis window:
- a CDS encoding bifunctional adenosylcobinamide kinase/adenosylcobinamide-phosphate guanylyltransferase, protein MSVDGWNTLLVLGGIRSGKSEFAESLVADAPTVRYVATAAAGDPEDTEWATRLATHRARRPGSWTTEETADDPRRLADVIAAAGSNETLLVDDLGGWVTVLLDPAHQPADDTATVEELAAALRASAARVVLVSPEVGLSLVPTTPLGRAFTDALGATNRAVADACDAVVLVIAGQPSWLKPAAAPRAAAVPAQAGPGQAGAPEQPAPTPATRAPEAALPEVLTPTAPPAPAPAPAEESAAWAAPTMALPMVATGLVIQPGMELPMPDDYAGPQAVDRLATLDVPGAGLGVLERVVGFAAATQGTATPAPWASVRVLLLHGDHAGGAAAGTVPGESARRARQARAGRGALARLAAESSAGLQVVEAPASAPMEDGPALTADEVESALRYGWRLAEQAADAGVQLLVLAACGAGTEAAAAAVLAATAGAEPPAVLGRVVTESGEIDDAAWMTRCAAVRDALHRTRRSPRDAKDVLAELGGGDIAVATGVLLGATARRVPVLLDGPVGVAAGMVSRDLAGQARHWCLLPDHGGQPGVRLAADVLGLTPLLDLRLDLGEGATALATLPLLRSVLALAATLPVHPSLGGDPEEEDFVEPEPAGPGPTTTEPEPEPEPEFAEPEPAGPGPTTTEPEFAEPEPAGPGPTTVEPDDRVAVPDSPGRRAD, encoded by the coding sequence ATGTCCGTTGACGGGTGGAACACGCTCCTGGTGCTCGGCGGTATCCGGTCCGGCAAGTCCGAGTTCGCGGAATCGCTGGTCGCCGACGCGCCGACGGTCCGCTACGTGGCCACCGCCGCGGCGGGGGACCCGGAGGACACCGAGTGGGCGACCCGCCTGGCGACCCACCGGGCCCGGCGGCCGGGCAGTTGGACGACCGAGGAGACGGCGGACGACCCGCGCCGACTGGCCGACGTCATCGCCGCCGCCGGGTCGAACGAGACGCTGCTCGTCGACGACCTCGGCGGCTGGGTGACGGTCCTGCTCGACCCGGCGCACCAACCGGCCGACGACACCGCGACCGTCGAGGAGCTGGCGGCGGCGCTCCGGGCGAGCGCCGCGCGGGTCGTGCTGGTCAGCCCGGAGGTCGGGCTCTCCCTGGTGCCGACCACCCCGCTCGGTCGGGCGTTCACCGACGCGCTGGGCGCGACCAACCGCGCGGTCGCCGACGCCTGCGACGCCGTGGTGCTGGTCATCGCCGGGCAGCCGAGCTGGTTGAAGCCGGCCGCCGCGCCGCGGGCCGCCGCGGTGCCCGCGCAGGCCGGCCCCGGTCAGGCCGGGGCGCCCGAACAGCCCGCGCCGACCCCCGCCACCCGGGCGCCGGAGGCCGCGCTGCCGGAGGTGCTCACCCCGACCGCGCCGCCCGCGCCGGCCCCCGCGCCGGCCGAGGAGAGCGCGGCCTGGGCCGCGCCGACCATGGCCCTGCCGATGGTCGCCACCGGCCTGGTCATCCAGCCCGGCATGGAACTCCCGATGCCCGACGACTACGCCGGCCCGCAGGCCGTGGACCGGCTCGCCACCCTGGACGTGCCCGGCGCCGGCCTAGGGGTGCTGGAGCGGGTGGTCGGCTTCGCCGCCGCCACCCAGGGCACCGCCACCCCGGCGCCCTGGGCCTCGGTGCGGGTGCTGCTGCTGCACGGCGACCACGCCGGCGGGGCCGCCGCGGGCACCGTGCCGGGCGAGTCCGCCCGCCGCGCCCGGCAGGCCCGCGCCGGCCGGGGCGCGCTGGCCCGGCTGGCCGCCGAGAGCAGCGCCGGGCTCCAGGTGGTCGAGGCGCCGGCCTCGGCACCGATGGAGGACGGGCCGGCGCTCACCGCCGACGAGGTCGAGTCGGCCCTGCGGTACGGCTGGCGGCTGGCCGAGCAGGCCGCCGACGCGGGCGTACAGCTGCTGGTGCTGGCGGCGTGCGGCGCCGGCACCGAGGCCGCCGCCGCGGCGGTGCTCGCGGCGACGGCCGGCGCGGAACCGCCGGCCGTGCTCGGTCGGGTGGTCACCGAGTCCGGCGAGATCGACGACGCGGCCTGGATGACCCGCTGCGCGGCGGTCCGCGACGCGCTGCACCGCACCCGGCGCTCGCCGCGGGACGCCAAGGACGTGCTGGCCGAGCTGGGCGGCGGCGACATCGCGGTGGCGACCGGGGTGCTGCTCGGCGCGACCGCCCGGCGGGTGCCGGTGCTGCTCGACGGGCCGGTCGGGGTGGCCGCCGGCATGGTCAGCCGGGACCTGGCCGGGCAGGCCCGGCACTGGTGCCTGCTGCCCGACCACGGCGGGCAGCCGGGGGTCCGGCTCGCCGCCGACGTGCTCGGCCTGACCCCGCTGCTCGACCTGCGGCTCGACCTCGGCGAGGGGGCCACCGCGCTGGCCACGCTGCCGCTGCTGCGCTCGGTGCTGGCGCTGGCCGCCACCCTCCCGGTGCACCCGTCGCTCGGTGGCGACCCGGAGGAGGAGGACTTCGTCGAGCCGGAGCCGGCCGGGCCCGGGCCGACCACCACCGAGCCCGAGCCCGAGCCCGAGCCCGAGTTCGCCGAGCCCGAGCCGGCCGGACCGGGGCCGACCACCACCGAGCCCGAGTTCGCCGAGCCCGAGCCGGCCGGGCCGGGACCCACCACCGTCGAGCCGGACGACCGAGTCGCCGTGCCGGACTCCCCCGGTCGGCGTGCCGACTGA
- a CDS encoding putative quinol monooxygenase, whose translation MSTQRAGGGLIDMLVEYIRYRIPPERQADFVPAYARAAKALDAAPECVGYDLSRCVDDSSSHILRIVWTSAEAHLRDFRTGPNFPAFFAEIRPYVNHIEEMRHYTPTEVTSTR comes from the coding sequence TTGAGCACGCAGCGCGCCGGTGGTGGGCTGATCGACATGCTCGTCGAGTACATCAGGTACCGCATCCCGCCCGAGCGGCAGGCTGACTTCGTCCCGGCGTACGCGCGGGCGGCGAAGGCCCTCGACGCCGCGCCCGAGTGCGTCGGCTACGACCTGAGCCGGTGCGTGGACGACTCGTCCAGCCACATCCTCCGCATCGTCTGGACCTCGGCCGAGGCGCACCTGCGCGACTTCCGCACCGGCCCGAACTTTCCCGCCTTCTTCGCCGAGATCCGCCCCTACGTCAACCACATCGAAGAGATGCGCCATTACACCCCCACCGAGGTCACCTCCACCCGCTGA
- the cobS gene encoding adenosylcobinamide-GDP ribazoletransferase produces MPTESRLADGVRLAVTTFTTLPLRTGRIDRAAAGRAMALAPAVGALLGALLGGVLLLTAALAPPLVAAGVTVGLGALLTRGLHLDGLADTVDALGSYRRGAAALEIMKKPDVGPFGVVALVVVLLLQTAALAELAGRSWPAALAGVVAAAAAGRLGVAVACRRGVPAARPEGLGALVAGTVGPVALVVGTVAVALLAVPAAPGRPWQGPLAVVAALAVAVGLLGHAVRRLGGVTGDVLGATVEIVTTLVYLGLVLSG; encoded by the coding sequence GTGCCGACTGAGTCGCGGCTCGCCGACGGCGTCCGACTGGCGGTCACCACCTTCACCACGCTGCCGCTGCGCACCGGCCGGATCGACCGGGCCGCGGCGGGCCGGGCGATGGCGCTCGCCCCGGCGGTGGGCGCGCTGCTCGGCGCGCTGCTCGGCGGGGTGCTGCTGCTGACCGCCGCGCTCGCTCCCCCGCTGGTCGCCGCCGGGGTCACCGTCGGCCTCGGCGCGCTGCTCACCCGGGGCCTGCACCTGGACGGGCTGGCCGACACCGTGGACGCGCTGGGGTCGTACCGGCGCGGGGCGGCGGCGCTGGAGATCATGAAGAAGCCGGACGTGGGGCCGTTCGGGGTGGTCGCGCTGGTGGTCGTACTCCTGCTGCAGACGGCGGCGCTCGCGGAGCTGGCCGGGCGGTCCTGGCCGGCGGCGCTCGCGGGCGTGGTCGCCGCGGCCGCGGCGGGCCGGCTCGGCGTCGCGGTGGCCTGCCGGCGCGGCGTCCCGGCCGCCCGGCCGGAGGGGCTGGGCGCGCTCGTGGCCGGCACGGTGGGCCCGGTCGCACTGGTCGTCGGCACGGTCGCCGTCGCGCTGCTGGCGGTCCCGGCGGCGCCGGGCCGCCCGTGGCAGGGGCCGCTCGCCGTCGTGGCCGCCCTCGCCGTCGCGGTCGGGCTCCTCGGGCACGCGGTACGCCGGCTCGGCGGCGTCACCGGGGACGTGCTCGGCGCCACCGTGGAGATCGTCACCACGCTGGTCTACCTGGGACTGGTGCTGTCCGGCTGA
- a CDS encoding winged helix-turn-helix transcriptional regulator, which produces MARRYHCAVELAVDVIGGKWRPVILAHLKEGVHRYGELRRRMPDVSEKMLVQRLRELEADGLVARHDLGNPKSPHVEYHLTAEGRTLIPVLDSLHTWGLARAARTHTPSTPHPPTPRVDQEVCVPRPVIPDATS; this is translated from the coding sequence ATGGCCCGGCGGTACCACTGCGCCGTGGAGCTGGCTGTCGACGTGATCGGCGGGAAGTGGCGGCCGGTGATCCTCGCCCACCTCAAGGAGGGCGTGCACCGCTACGGCGAGCTGCGCCGCCGGATGCCGGACGTCAGCGAGAAGATGCTCGTCCAGCGCCTGCGCGAGCTGGAGGCCGACGGCCTGGTCGCCCGCCACGACCTGGGCAACCCGAAGTCCCCGCACGTCGAGTACCACCTGACGGCCGAGGGCCGCACCCTCATCCCCGTCCTGGACTCCCTGCACACCTGGGGCCTCGCCCGCGCCGCCCGCACCCACACCCCCTCGACCCCCCACCCGCCGACCCCGCGAGTTGATCAAGAAGTTTGCGTCCCGCGGCCCGTGATTCCTGACGCAACCTCTTGA
- a CDS encoding aldo/keto reductase family protein, with product MEFRHLGRSGLMVSEISYGNWITHGSQVEEDAATACVRAALDSGITTFDTADVYAGTKAEAVLGRALKGERREGLEVFTKVYWPTGPGRNDRGLSRKHIMESIDGSLRRLQTDYVDLYQAHRYDYSTPLEETMEAFADVVHSGKAHYIGVSEWKASQIREAHKLARELRIPLVSNQPQYSMLWRVIETEVIPTSEELGVGQIVWSPMAQGVLSGKYLPGQPPPAGSRATDEKSGAGFIAAWLTDEVLTRVQRLKPLAEQAGLSMPQLAIAWVLQNPNVSSAIVGASRPEQVYDNVKAAGVKLDADLLKAIDEIVEPVTERDAAKTESPAQRP from the coding sequence ATGGAATTCCGACACCTAGGCCGTTCCGGCCTGATGGTCAGCGAGATCTCGTACGGCAACTGGATCACCCACGGCTCCCAGGTGGAGGAGGACGCGGCGACCGCCTGCGTGCGGGCCGCCCTGGACTCCGGCATCACCACCTTCGACACCGCCGACGTGTACGCCGGCACCAAGGCCGAGGCGGTCCTCGGGCGGGCGCTCAAGGGCGAGCGGCGCGAGGGGCTGGAGGTCTTCACCAAGGTCTACTGGCCGACCGGCCCGGGCCGCAACGACCGCGGCCTGTCCCGCAAGCACATCATGGAGTCGATCGACGGCTCGCTGCGTCGGCTGCAGACCGACTACGTGGACCTCTACCAGGCCCACCGGTACGACTACAGCACCCCGCTGGAGGAGACGATGGAGGCCTTCGCCGACGTCGTGCACTCCGGCAAGGCGCACTACATCGGTGTCTCGGAGTGGAAGGCGTCGCAGATCCGCGAGGCCCACAAGCTGGCTCGGGAGCTGCGCATCCCGCTGGTCTCCAACCAGCCGCAGTACTCGATGCTCTGGCGGGTCATCGAGACCGAGGTCATCCCCACCAGCGAGGAGCTGGGCGTCGGTCAGATCGTCTGGTCGCCGATGGCCCAGGGCGTGCTCTCCGGCAAGTACCTGCCGGGCCAGCCGCCGCCGGCCGGCTCCCGGGCCACCGACGAGAAGTCCGGCGCGGGCTTCATCGCCGCCTGGCTGACCGACGAGGTGCTCACCCGGGTGCAGCGGCTCAAGCCGCTGGCCGAGCAGGCCGGGCTGAGCATGCCGCAGCTCGCCATCGCCTGGGTGCTGCAGAACCCGAACGTCTCCTCGGCGATCGTCGGGGCGTCCCGTCCCGAGCAGGTGTACGACAACGTCAAGGCGGCCGGCGTGAAGCTCGACGCCGACCTGCTCAAGGCGATCGACGAGATCGTCGAGCCGGTCACCGAGCGCGACGCGGCGAAGACCGAGTCTCCCGCTCAGCGGCCGTGA
- the tnpB gene encoding IS607 family element RNA-guided endonuclease TnpB — translation MVTVLGVAHRERLGVVQAYRFALDLTPRQERAVLAHAGAARVAHNWALARVKAVMDQRAAERTYGIDEVDLTPTQGWSLPALRRAWNQAKSDVAPWWAECSKEAFNTGLDALARGLKNWSDSRTGKRAGRRVGFPRFKSRRRSTPSVRFTTGAIRVEPDRRHVVLPRLGRLKLHESARKLARRLEAGTARIVSATVRRDGGRWYVAFCVDVDRAARTPHQPQLVVGVDLGVKHLAVLSTGELEPNPRYLDAAARRMRRLARRVCRRVGPDRRTGRRASKRWERARARLGRAHARVAHLRRDGLHKLTTRLAREYGTIVVEDLNVAGMLANRRLARRIADAGFAELRRHLAYKAGWNGGRLVVADRWYPSSKTCSGCGAVKTKLALSERTYTCTTCGLVLDRDVNAARNLAALAAAVAGSGSETRNGRGADRKTPLAGLVAVKRQPGTAKAGNTGTVPPQGRTSDHELTYAS, via the coding sequence GTGGTTACGGTGCTGGGCGTGGCGCACCGGGAGCGGTTGGGTGTGGTGCAGGCGTACCGGTTCGCGTTGGACCTGACGCCCCGACAGGAGCGGGCGGTGTTGGCTCACGCTGGGGCGGCGCGGGTGGCGCACAACTGGGCGCTGGCCCGGGTGAAGGCGGTGATGGATCAGCGGGCCGCCGAACGCACTTATGGCATCGACGAGGTGGACCTGACCCCGACGCAGGGCTGGTCGCTGCCCGCGCTGCGTAGAGCGTGGAATCAGGCGAAGTCCGATGTGGCGCCGTGGTGGGCCGAGTGTTCGAAGGAGGCGTTCAACACGGGCCTGGACGCCCTGGCCCGGGGGTTGAAGAACTGGTCGGACTCCCGCACCGGTAAGCGTGCCGGGCGGCGGGTGGGGTTCCCGCGTTTCAAGTCCCGGCGCCGCTCGACACCGTCGGTGCGGTTCACCACCGGGGCCATCCGCGTCGAGCCGGACCGTAGGCATGTGGTGTTGCCCCGGCTGGGCCGGTTGAAGCTGCACGAGTCCGCTCGTAAGCTCGCCCGCCGGCTGGAGGCGGGCACCGCCCGGATCGTGTCGGCGACGGTGCGCCGCGACGGTGGCCGCTGGTACGTGGCGTTCTGCGTCGACGTCGACCGCGCCGCACGCACTCCACACCAGCCACAACTGGTGGTCGGCGTAGACCTGGGCGTCAAGCATCTGGCGGTGCTGTCCACCGGTGAGCTGGAGCCCAACCCGCGCTACCTGGACGCCGCCGCCCGCCGGATGCGGCGGCTGGCCCGGCGCGTCTGTCGCCGGGTCGGCCCTGACCGGCGCACCGGCCGACGGGCGTCGAAGCGGTGGGAACGGGCGCGCGCCCGGCTCGGCCGGGCGCATGCCCGGGTCGCTCATCTGCGCCGTGACGGTCTGCACAAGCTGACCACCCGGCTCGCCCGCGAGTACGGCACCATCGTGGTGGAAGACCTCAACGTGGCGGGGATGCTCGCCAACCGGCGGCTGGCGCGGCGTATCGCTGATGCCGGGTTCGCCGAGCTGCGGCGGCACCTGGCCTACAAGGCGGGGTGGAATGGCGGGCGGCTGGTGGTGGCCGACCGGTGGTATCCATCCTCGAAGACCTGCTCGGGCTGCGGCGCGGTGAAAACCAAACTCGCCCTGTCCGAGCGCACCTACACCTGCACCACGTGCGGCCTCGTCCTGGACCGGGACGTCAACGCCGCACGGAACCTGGCCGCGCTGGCGGCCGCCGTCGCCGGGAGTGGCTCGGAGACGCGAAACGGACGTGGAGCCGACCGTAAGACCCCGCTCGCGGGGCTGGTGGCCGTGAAACGTCAACCCGGCACCGCCAAAGCGGGTAACACCGGGACCGTCCCACCGCAAGGTAGGACATCCGATCATGAGCTCACCTACGCATCATGA
- the gcvT gene encoding glycine cleavage system aminomethyltransferase GcvT, producing MTDVTSDAAATRLRRSPLHERHTALGAKFAPFGGWEMPLEYAGGGVLKEHTAVRTGVGVFDVSHLGKARITGPGAADFVNACLSNDLGRIGPGQAQYTLCCDDATGGVVDDIIAYLHADDHVFLIPNAANTAEVVRRLRAAAPTGIEVSDEHEAYAVLAVQGPRSAELLGALGLPTEHGYMSFSTATLDGVGLTVCRTGYTGELGYELVVPAEHAVAVWDALFAAGAAYELRACGLAARDTLRTEMGYPLHGQDLSLEITPVQGRSGWAVGWDKPAFWGRDVLLAEKAAGPRRTLRGLVAVDRAIPRPGMAVYAGDTRVGTITSGTFSPTRKQGIALALLDTDPKLADGDLVEVDIRGRRAQMTVTRPPFVTPSVK from the coding sequence ATGACCGACGTGACCTCCGACGCCGCCGCGACCCGGCTGCGCCGTTCCCCGCTGCACGAGCGGCACACCGCTCTCGGTGCCAAGTTCGCCCCGTTCGGGGGCTGGGAGATGCCGCTGGAGTACGCCGGTGGCGGCGTGCTCAAGGAGCACACGGCGGTCCGTACCGGCGTGGGCGTCTTCGACGTCTCGCACCTGGGTAAGGCGCGGATCACCGGGCCGGGCGCCGCGGACTTCGTCAACGCCTGCCTCAGCAACGACCTCGGCCGGATCGGCCCCGGCCAGGCGCAGTACACGCTCTGCTGCGACGACGCCACCGGCGGCGTGGTGGACGACATCATCGCCTACCTGCACGCCGACGACCACGTCTTCCTGATCCCGAACGCGGCGAACACCGCCGAGGTGGTCCGCCGGCTGCGCGCGGCCGCGCCGACCGGGATCGAGGTCAGCGACGAGCACGAGGCGTACGCGGTGCTGGCGGTGCAGGGGCCGCGCTCGGCGGAGCTGCTCGGCGCGCTGGGGCTGCCCACCGAGCACGGCTACATGAGCTTCTCCACCGCCACCCTGGACGGGGTGGGGCTGACGGTGTGCCGCACCGGCTACACCGGCGAGCTGGGCTACGAGCTGGTCGTGCCGGCGGAGCACGCGGTCGCCGTCTGGGACGCGCTCTTCGCCGCCGGGGCGGCGTACGAGCTGCGGGCCTGCGGCCTGGCCGCCCGGGACACCCTGCGCACCGAGATGGGTTACCCGCTGCACGGGCAGGACCTGTCGCTGGAGATCACCCCGGTGCAGGGCCGCTCCGGCTGGGCGGTCGGCTGGGACAAGCCGGCCTTCTGGGGCCGGGACGTGCTGCTCGCCGAGAAGGCCGCCGGCCCCCGCCGTACGCTGCGCGGCCTGGTGGCGGTCGACCGGGCCATCCCGCGCCCCGGCATGGCGGTCTACGCCGGTGACACCCGGGTCGGCACCATCACCAGCGGCACCTTCTCCCCGACCCGCAAGCAGGGCATCGCCCTGGCCCTGCTGGACACCGACCCGAAGCTGGCCGACGGCGACCTCGTCGAGGTCGACATCCGCGGCCGCCGCGCCCAGATGACCGTCACCCGCCCCCCCTTCGTCACCCCCTCGGTCAAGTAA
- a CDS encoding DUF2314 domain-containing protein — protein MLITDDFLPVPVPESLDATYLVPIAGLPKVSPKTAVKALEGRLAEPVYGLAKQMLDSPLMTVDTRPIREFPELPPDLLTAFGATEAQLARLAAATHLVVVQAEYRPGWPPAHEWAARAVAAAVAETVGSDVVDVFGLQFLDPATALRSLPDAEGRIRLVDWVLVPYSSDADGLWFTTKGLRRFGLLELQAQGVPDHLTRAWGAVMTGAARRLLRDWTDGLAGEEVPAFVQLPVLATVTGHDIAVAYGNPEQHGATAPVLLRLELDPATDPDADSFLSLRPPPGHPGPAGRYFAAACATLFAGIQPDVRYARPGDAMSRAIATARAGLGDIRARFLAGQLPAETQLVVKYGLPGDEGPEFVWAGVTSWDSPERIVGVSASDAATDATVRIGAPVVVEATDVVDWALLDGTGVIEGGWTQAVLDAGERPTPE, from the coding sequence ATGCTCATCACGGACGACTTCCTGCCCGTACCCGTGCCGGAGTCGCTCGACGCGACCTACCTGGTGCCCATCGCCGGGCTGCCCAAGGTCAGCCCGAAAACGGCGGTGAAGGCCCTCGAGGGACGGCTCGCCGAGCCGGTGTACGGCCTGGCGAAGCAGATGCTCGACAGCCCGCTGATGACCGTGGACACCCGGCCGATCCGCGAGTTCCCGGAGCTGCCGCCGGACCTGCTCACCGCGTTCGGCGCCACCGAGGCCCAGCTGGCCCGGCTGGCCGCCGCGACGCACCTGGTGGTGGTCCAGGCGGAGTACCGGCCGGGCTGGCCGCCCGCGCACGAGTGGGCGGCCCGCGCGGTGGCCGCCGCGGTGGCCGAGACCGTCGGCAGCGACGTGGTGGACGTCTTCGGCCTGCAGTTCCTCGACCCGGCGACGGCGCTGCGCTCGCTGCCGGACGCCGAGGGCCGGATCCGGCTGGTCGACTGGGTGCTGGTGCCCTACTCCTCGGACGCCGACGGGCTCTGGTTCACCACCAAGGGGCTGCGCCGGTTCGGGCTGCTGGAGCTGCAGGCCCAGGGGGTGCCGGACCACCTCACCCGGGCCTGGGGCGCGGTGATGACCGGCGCGGCCCGGCGGCTGCTGCGGGACTGGACCGACGGGCTGGCCGGCGAGGAGGTGCCGGCGTTCGTGCAACTCCCGGTGCTGGCCACGGTGACCGGCCACGACATCGCGGTGGCGTACGGCAATCCGGAGCAGCACGGGGCGACCGCGCCGGTACTGCTCCGGCTGGAGCTGGACCCGGCGACGGACCCGGACGCCGACTCGTTCCTCAGCCTGCGACCGCCGCCCGGCCACCCGGGCCCGGCCGGGCGGTACTTCGCCGCCGCCTGCGCCACGCTCTTCGCCGGCATCCAGCCGGACGTCCGGTACGCCCGCCCCGGCGACGCGATGAGCAGGGCGATCGCCACCGCGCGGGCCGGGCTCGGCGACATCCGGGCCCGCTTCCTGGCCGGTCAGCTCCCCGCCGAGACCCAGCTCGTGGTCAAGTACGGCCTCCCCGGCGACGAGGGCCCCGAGTTCGTCTGGGCCGGAGTGACCTCCTGGGACAGCCCGGAGCGGATCGTCGGGGTCAGCGCCAGCGACGCCGCCACCGACGCGACGGTGCGGATCGGCGCCCCGGTGGTGGTCGAGGCGACCGACGTCGTCGACTGGGCCCTGCTCGACGGCACCGGCGTCATCGAGGGCGGCTGGACCCAGGCCGTCCTCGACGCCGGCGAACGCCCCACCCCGGAGTAA
- a CDS encoding site-2 protease family protein, whose protein sequence is MMGYDRPGEPLVLGVPRAAFRPSPVFLALVALFVTSGVLAWQRYGNIRLDVFLFVVSGWLVSLCLHEYAHAVVAYRAGDRDIAHRGYLTLNPFKYTHPLLSIVLPVIVVLLGGIGLPGGAVWVDRHAIPGRLRHTLVSLAGPATNVLFTLVLVAALRIGFGSGGSVEFWAGVGLLAFLQLTASVLNLLPVPGLDGGNMIQPWLSPQYRRTYDLFAPYGFILLFALLWSPRIGGWFFGAVFGIADVLGLPPAFYSIGFELIRFWQG, encoded by the coding sequence ATGATGGGCTACGACCGCCCGGGCGAGCCGCTGGTGCTCGGGGTGCCCCGGGCGGCGTTCCGGCCCAGCCCGGTCTTCCTCGCCCTGGTCGCGCTCTTCGTGACCAGCGGGGTGCTGGCCTGGCAGCGGTACGGCAACATCCGGCTCGACGTCTTCCTCTTCGTGGTCTCGGGCTGGCTGGTCTCGCTCTGCCTGCACGAGTACGCCCACGCGGTGGTCGCGTACCGGGCCGGGGACCGGGACATCGCCCATCGGGGCTACCTGACGCTCAACCCGTTCAAGTACACCCACCCGCTGCTGTCGATCGTGCTGCCGGTGATCGTGGTGCTGCTCGGCGGCATCGGCCTGCCCGGCGGGGCGGTCTGGGTGGACCGGCACGCCATCCCCGGCCGGCTGCGGCACACCCTGGTCAGCCTCGCCGGCCCGGCCACCAACGTGCTGTTCACCCTGGTGCTGGTGGCGGCCCTGCGGATCGGCTTCGGCAGCGGCGGCTCGGTGGAGTTCTGGGCCGGGGTGGGGCTGCTGGCGTTCCTCCAGCTCACCGCCAGCGTGCTCAACCTGCTGCCGGTGCCCGGCCTGGACGGCGGCAACATGATCCAGCCATGGCTGAGCCCGCAGTACCGCCGGACGTACGACCTGTTCGCCCCGTACGGCTTCATCCTGCTCTTCGCGCTGCTGTGGAGCCCGCGGATCGGCGGCTGGTTCTTCGGCGCGGTCTTCGGGATCGCCGACGTGCTGGGCCTGCCGCCGGCCTTCTACTCGATCGGTTTCGAACTGATCCGCTTCTGGCAGGGCTGA